One window of the Desertifilum tharense IPPAS B-1220 genome contains the following:
- a CDS encoding serine/threonine-protein kinase codes for MSYCVNPACPNPENPPTNDVCAACGTTLLLRDRYRVNQALGQGGFGATFLARDESLPGQPYCVIKQLRPASTTPQVLQMARELFRREAKTLGKIGNHPQLPRLLDYFETEQEFYLVQEYISGSTLHREVKRGGPFTEAGVKQFLSELLPLVEYIHSQQVIHRDIKPANLIRRNQDKKLVLIDFGAVKDQVNPTVASASEQTALTAYAIGTPGYAPPEQMALRPVYASDIYAVGVTCVYLLTAKSPKDLDYDPTTGELMWQNHVQVSEHFANVLKKMLEVSVRHRYQSAGDILRALDLEPYLDSLAQGMIAQTAPISGGQPQSFVSPNRVPQGPTGLTQSARMAEMIKNRQKRLNGTLADPRRSTISSSNTSSFTSSNTQATTGGKARVPTRLNSDDLLTYYGKGRRDFADHDLSALNLQQANLADAIFTQSKFVKTDFRGANLYRANFGRARLKQTILRDANLSRAYFNYANLEGADLRGADLSYAHLSNANLRSANLCGANLTGAKVTEEQLAVARINWATILPSGKRGFW; via the coding sequence ATGAGCTACTGCGTAAATCCGGCTTGTCCGAATCCTGAAAATCCTCCAACCAATGATGTCTGCGCCGCCTGTGGCACAACCTTACTCCTGCGCGATCGCTATCGCGTTAATCAAGCCCTAGGACAAGGGGGGTTTGGCGCGACATTCTTAGCGCGAGACGAATCATTACCCGGACAACCCTACTGCGTTATCAAACAACTGCGCCCAGCCTCAACGACTCCTCAAGTCTTGCAGATGGCACGGGAACTGTTTCGCCGCGAAGCAAAAACCCTGGGTAAAATCGGCAACCATCCCCAACTTCCTCGGCTTCTAGACTACTTTGAAACTGAACAGGAATTTTACCTGGTTCAGGAATACATCAGCGGTTCCACCCTCCATCGCGAAGTCAAGCGCGGCGGCCCGTTTACCGAAGCGGGTGTCAAGCAATTTTTAAGCGAACTCTTGCCTCTAGTAGAATACATCCACTCTCAGCAAGTGATTCACCGCGATATTAAGCCCGCAAACCTGATTCGCCGCAATCAAGATAAAAAACTCGTTCTGATTGATTTTGGAGCCGTTAAAGACCAAGTAAACCCCACTGTGGCCAGCGCCTCCGAGCAGACCGCCTTAACCGCGTATGCTATTGGGACGCCGGGGTACGCACCACCAGAACAAATGGCCCTGCGCCCAGTTTATGCCAGCGATATTTATGCAGTTGGCGTCACCTGCGTCTACTTGCTGACGGCCAAATCGCCCAAGGATTTAGACTACGACCCCACCACCGGGGAATTGATGTGGCAAAATCACGTTCAAGTCAGCGAACATTTTGCCAACGTCTTAAAGAAAATGCTGGAAGTCTCGGTTCGACATCGCTACCAGTCGGCCGGCGATATTCTGCGAGCCTTAGATTTAGAGCCATATTTAGACAGCCTCGCCCAAGGTATGATTGCTCAAACGGCCCCGATTTCTGGAGGACAGCCGCAGTCTTTTGTGAGTCCTAACCGAGTTCCCCAAGGGCCTACAGGTTTAACCCAGTCTGCGCGCATGGCCGAAATGATTAAAAATCGCCAAAAGCGACTGAACGGGACTCTCGCCGATCCGCGTCGTTCGACGATAAGTTCCTCCAATACCTCGTCGTTTACCAGCAGCAATACGCAAGCCACTACTGGCGGGAAAGCCAGAGTTCCTACGCGGCTAAATTCTGACGATCTATTAACTTACTATGGCAAAGGGCGGCGAGATTTTGCCGATCACGATCTCAGCGCCCTCAACTTACAGCAAGCGAACTTAGCAGACGCGATTTTTACCCAATCTAAATTTGTTAAAACCGACTTTCGCGGCGCGAATCTCTATCGCGCTAATTTTGGTCGGGCGCGCTTAAAACAAACGATCTTACGAGATGCTAATCTCAGCCGCGCTTATTTTAACTATGCCAACTTAGAGGGGGCAGATTTACGAGGAGCCGATCTAAGTTACGCTCACCTCAGTAATGCCAACCTCCGCAGCGCTAACCTCTGCGGGGCAAACCTGACTGGGGCAAAAGTGACCGAAGAACAACTGGCGGTTGCGAGAATTAA